One Campylobacter sputorum subsp. sputorum DNA segment encodes these proteins:
- the cas5 gene encoding CRISPR-associated protein Cas5, giving the protein MLIAFDLWGDYAHFSHPATIYSSLTYPVPPKTAIMGLLGAVIGLKEYGELGGLKYSVKLNTPLKKKTMIFNGIKMALSSSMKLTDGYQDASQKKQFYKELVCEPNYTIYLNLGNLDKCFQDQIYKNIKEHKSVYAPYLGINFCLADFKFKEIKNFNKLEDEKIYVSSFVLEKDFIFQKDNFNAKLASYTMPCDVENGRIFKEFKNFIIEINLGKLLAKNSGEIYEINGERLYFV; this is encoded by the coding sequence ATGTTAATAGCCTTTGATTTATGGGGAGATTATGCACATTTTAGTCATCCTGCGACAATTTATTCATCTCTTACTTATCCAGTGCCACCAAAAACAGCCATAATGGGTCTTTTGGGAGCTGTAATAGGATTAAAAGAGTATGGAGAGCTTGGGGGCTTAAAATATAGCGTTAAACTAAATACACCATTAAAGAAAAAAACGATGATTTTTAATGGTATAAAAATGGCTCTAAGTTCTAGTATGAAATTAACTGATGGCTACCAGGATGCATCTCAAAAAAAACAGTTTTATAAAGAGCTAGTTTGTGAGCCAAACTACACTATTTATCTAAATTTAGGAAATTTAGATAAATGCTTTCAAGATCAAATTTATAAAAATATCAAAGAGCATAAAAGCGTCTATGCACCATATCTTGGCATAAATTTTTGTCTAGCTGACTTTAAATTTAAAGAGATTAAAAACTTTAACAAATTAGAAGATGAAAAAATCTATGTTTCTAGCTTTGTTTTAGAAAAAGATTTTATCTTCCAAAAGGATAATTTTAACGCCAAGCTCGCATCTTACACCATGCCTTGCGATGTAGAAAATGGTAGAATCTTTAAAGAGTTTAAAAACTTCATCATAGAAATAAACTTAGGCAAACTTCTTGCTAAAAATAGTGGCGAAATTTACGAAATTAATGGAGAAAGACTCTATTTTGTTTGA
- a CDS encoding LexA family protein has product MESDLCIIAIDIIYKDGSIYAINTPDGLVIKECYKQENELMLVSYNPLYTPVRYYECECQIIGKFVGLIRDVNWLKKCLNVLNLHLKWDFYYF; this is encoded by the coding sequence ATGGAAAGCGACTTATGCATTATAGCTATTGATATAATATACAAAGATGGAAGCATTTATGCTATCAATACACCAGATGGACTTGTAATAAAAGAGTGCTATAAACAAGAAAATGAGCTTATGCTAGTATCTTATAATCCTTTATATACACCTGTTAGATATTATGAATGTGAGTGTCAAATAATAGGTAAATTTGTAGGGTTGATAAGAGATGTTAATTGGCTTAAAAAGTGTTTAAATGTTTTAAATTTGCATTTAAAATGGGATTTTTACTATTTTTGA
- the cas2 gene encoding CRISPR-associated endonuclease Cas2, with product MYIILFYDISNSEEKEKNNANRVRKLVEKYIPRVQFSVYEGEIRQSDYKKLTAQLKKLIHAEFDSIIIYKFDKQSYTKREVMGIDKNEPLFS from the coding sequence ATGTATATAATTTTGTTTTATGACATCTCAAATAGCGAAGAAAAAGAGAAAAATAACGCAAACCGCGTAAGAAAACTTGTAGAAAAATATATTCCAAGAGTGCAGTTTAGCGTCTATGAAGGTGAGATTAGGCAAAGTGACTACAAAAAGCTAACCGCTCAGCTCAAAAAGCTAATACATGCCGAATTTGACTCTATCATCATCTATAAATTTGATAAGCAAAGCTACACTAAACGTGAAGTTATGGGCATAGATAAAAATGAACCACTTTTTAGTTAA
- the cas3 gene encoding CRISPR-associated helicase Cas3' yields MEKDSILFDEFFSHPNKIFINHILGMLYENDTALEKMVKIYHDIAKLKNNFQIYIRDKSKAKNKEHSLLSGYFFVSNSDFDELDTLFGFLTIISHHAYIKDFYSLKDPNKNFGECYQNSIEFSFANEVIKNAKTFSKFKDIKFDNIHEKAKKLSRYLLLSEFKHKFSYDDFIDFKSLYSNLIFNDKFEAIFSSKFTPSKPIQLKPLEKYIENLVKDEDKNLPENKKREDFRQFVLSNFDKNHSLYTLTAPTGYGKTLTALNFALKFKKERVIFSLPFTSIIDQTYDIISKIYPHLEVQKIHHKTTIQDDKNEDIDLDSDRYSKVKFMLNSFSADINITTMYQLIYAIFGNSNKDNVKFHSLKNSVIIVDEAQALPYKFRQDFIKLCEIISEKLNSVFILMSATMPVINSPKFKEISNLNYFKHQNRYKIKYLDKNEDELIRQIKLASKDKHTLVVVNTIKKAQELYFKFKDEFQAYSINGYMTDDHKLQIICDIKKQLKNKNNKSKKILLISTQSIEAGVDLSFEVGFREISPISSIIQTAGRINRSGEFGGGVLYVFDSISKFESLIYGDLQNISGSIFKILKQKEVKESEILEFSNIYFEKIHTLLENLYLKDSMAKLKFETINGKIDEIMKENRYKKLIIVEPKPNFISDLEQEFFNYKNNDEFKIKEFRNNIIKKIIKHGVNISQNDIKNFGTRLEKVKFCDISYLPFNAPEYDKNVGILKASSDKMIFL; encoded by the coding sequence ATGGAGAAAGACTCTATTTTGTTTGATGAATTTTTCTCTCATCCAAATAAAATCTTCATAAATCACATTCTAGGAATGCTTTATGAAAACGATACCGCACTAGAAAAAATGGTTAAAATTTATCACGATATTGCAAAGCTTAAAAACAATTTTCAAATTTACATAAGAGATAAATCAAAAGCAAAAAATAAAGAGCACTCTTTACTAAGTGGATACTTTTTTGTTTCAAATAGCGACTTTGATGAGTTAGATACGCTTTTTGGATTTTTAACAATAATTTCTCATCACGCGTATATAAAAGATTTTTATTCCTTAAAAGATCCAAACAAAAACTTTGGTGAATGCTACCAAAACAGCATTGAGTTTAGCTTTGCAAATGAAGTTATAAAAAATGCAAAAACTTTTAGTAAATTTAAAGATATTAAATTTGATAATATACACGAAAAAGCTAAAAAATTATCAAGATATTTATTATTGTCCGAATTTAAGCATAAATTTAGTTATGATGATTTTATAGATTTCAAATCTCTTTACTCAAATTTGATCTTTAATGACAAATTTGAAGCAATTTTTAGCTCTAAATTTACTCCTTCAAAGCCCATTCAATTAAAACCGCTTGAAAAATATATAGAAAATTTAGTAAAAGATGAAGATAAAAATCTACCTGAAAATAAAAAAAGAGAAGATTTTAGGCAATTTGTTTTATCTAATTTTGATAAAAACCACTCTTTATATACCTTAACAGCTCCAACAGGCTATGGTAAAACGCTAACTGCACTAAATTTCGCTCTTAAATTTAAAAAAGAAAGAGTTATTTTTTCTCTTCCTTTCACATCTATAATCGACCAAACTTATGACATCATCTCAAAAATTTACCCTCATTTAGAAGTGCAAAAAATCCACCATAAAACCACAATTCAAGATGATAAAAATGAAGATATAGATTTAGATAGCGATAGATATTCAAAAGTTAAATTTATGCTAAACTCATTTAGTGCTGATATAAATATCACAACAATGTATCAGCTAATTTATGCTATATTTGGCAACTCAAACAAAGACAATGTGAAATTTCACAGCCTTAAAAATAGCGTCATCATAGTTGATGAAGCCCAAGCTTTGCCATATAAATTTAGACAAGATTTTATTAAACTTTGTGAAATTATTTCAGAAAAATTAAACTCTGTTTTTATACTTATGTCAGCAACAATGCCAGTTATCAATAGCCCTAAATTTAAAGAAATTTCAAACCTAAACTATTTTAAACATCAAAATAGATATAAAATAAAATATTTAGATAAAAACGAAGATGAACTCATAAGACAAATCAAGCTAGCCAGCAAAGATAAGCACACTCTTGTTGTTGTAAATACTATCAAAAAAGCTCAAGAACTCTACTTTAAATTTAAAGATGAATTTCAAGCCTACTCAATAAATGGTTATATGACTGATGATCATAAATTGCAAATCATATGTGATATTAAAAAGCAACTCAAAAACAAAAATAATAAATCTAAAAAAATACTTCTCATTTCTACACAATCCATTGAAGCTGGTGTGGATCTTAGCTTTGAAGTTGGTTTTAGAGAAATAAGTCCAATTAGCTCTATCATACAAACAGCGGGCAGGATAAATAGAAGTGGGGAATTTGGAGGCGGTGTTTTATATGTTTTTGATAGCATTAGTAAATTTGAGTCTTTGATATATGGAGATTTGCAAAATATAAGCGGTAGCATCTTTAAAATCTTAAAACAAAAAGAGGTAAAAGAGAGTGAGATTTTAGAATTTTCTAATATTTATTTTGAGAAAATTCACACATTATTAGAAAATTTATACCTTAAAGACAGTATGGCAAAACTTAAATTTGAGACCATAAATGGCAAAATAGATGAAATTATGAAAGAAAATAGATATAAAAAGCTTATTATTGTAGAACCAAAGCCTAATTTTATTTCGGATTTAGAACAAGAATTTTTTAATTATAAAAATAATGATGAGTTTAAAATCAAAGAATTTAGAAACAATATCATTAAAAAAATTATAAAACATGGCGTCAATATAAGCCAAAATGATATTAAAAATTTTGGCACTCGCCTAGAAAAAGTAAAATTTTGTGATATTTCTTACTTGCCTTTTAACGCACCAGAATATGATAAAAATGTAGGAATTTTAAAAGCTAGCTCCGATAAAATGATATTTTTATGA
- the cas1 gene encoding CRISPR-associated endonuclease Cas1: MKTDRTHFLLSSGKLYRKDNNIYFDKYDEDGLILNTKILPINAINEIYILGKVELDTYAMAFLSTNNILLHIFSQHGSFRGNFYPNSPNSVNKSGFVLLNQVRTFDDEIKRVAIAKEITKARMINSINNCTKRGVKFEGDEHLKALKNAQNIASVMACEGAFAKEYFTKWNEIIKNQKSFKFITRSKRPPTDKINTFISYVNTRIYNVCLSEIYKTELDPRISFLHEPNYRSLSLHLDLAEIFKPILGDNLIFNMLNKDEITAKDFKTDAGRIRFTNEAVQKIELNMIKTLTSQVKFENQLLTYRQIIRREANQIKKCICENYPYEGYVD, from the coding sequence ATGAAGACAGATAGAACGCATTTTTTACTAAGCAGTGGAAAACTTTATAGAAAAGATAACAATATCTATTTTGATAAATATGATGAAGATGGCTTAATTTTAAACACAAAAATCCTACCCATAAACGCTATAAATGAAATTTATATCCTTGGAAAAGTGGAACTTGATACCTATGCTATGGCGTTTTTAAGCACGAATAATATCTTGCTTCATATATTTAGCCAGCATGGAAGTTTTCGTGGAAATTTCTATCCAAACTCACCAAATTCGGTAAATAAAAGTGGCTTTGTGCTCTTAAATCAAGTAAGAACTTTTGACGATGAGATAAAAAGGGTTGCAATCGCTAAAGAAATAACCAAAGCTAGGATGATAAACTCTATAAACAACTGCACGAAAAGAGGTGTTAAATTTGAAGGAGATGAGCATCTTAAAGCTCTAAAAAATGCCCAAAATATAGCTAGTGTTATGGCGTGTGAAGGAGCTTTTGCAAAGGAATATTTTACAAAATGGAACGAAATCATAAAAAATCAAAAAAGCTTTAAATTTATCACTCGTTCAAAACGCCCACCAACTGATAAAATCAACACTTTTATAAGCTATGTAAATACTAGAATTTATAATGTTTGTTTAAGCGAGATTTATAAAACTGAGCTTGATCCAAGAATTTCGTTTTTGCACGAGCCAAATTATAGATCGCTTAGCCTGCATCTTGATTTGGCTGAGATTTTTAAGCCTATTTTAGGGGATAATTTGATTTTTAATATGCTAAACAAGGATGAAATCACAGCAAAAGACTTTAAAACTGATGCTGGAAGGATAAGATTTACAAACGAAGCAGTGCAAAAAATAGAGTTAAATATGATAAAAACCCTTACTTCGCAGGTAAAATTTGAAAATCAGCTTCTAACTTACAGGCAGATAATTAGGCGTGAGGCAAATCAGATAAAAAAGTGTATTTGTGAGAATTATCCCTATGAAGGGTATGTTGATTAG
- a CDS encoding transcriptional regulator: protein MTKLDFDNHLKELRISKKNLAKILNLPYGTVNNWNGENKPFPSWLDSWFFHYEKSLKYDKLISLIKKK, encoded by the coding sequence ATGACTAAATTAGATTTTGACAATCATTTGAAAGAACTTAGAATTTCTAAAAAGAATTTAGCAAAAATATTAAATTTGCCATATGGAACTGTAAACAATTGGAATGGTGAAAATAAGCCTTTTCCATCTTGGCTTGATAGTTGGTTTTTTCATTATGAAAAATCTTTAAAATACGATAAACTTATAAGTTTAATTAAAAAAAAATGA
- the truA gene encoding tRNA pseudouridine(38-40) synthase TruA, producing MKLLFIYSYDGSEFCGSQRQPHENSVENYLQKALCHVGIFDKVVSSSRTDKGVHALNQCSVVSCENDYFNDKKRLCELINRHLHPKMHIKKIMLVNDNFNVRFDAIARSYRYVINHSKFSPFLSKYCHFMPKFDIEKLNDILQVFVGEHDFKNYMKAGSSAKSSVRTVYFARAFRKDNLSIITFKANGFLRSQIRLMLSNSFKVLNDGKMIENSYKLQAYTRIPFSPNGLYLNKIFYNNF from the coding sequence ATGAAGCTTCTTTTTATTTATAGTTACGATGGAAGTGAGTTTTGCGGTTCGCAACGCCAACCTCATGAAAATAGCGTAGAAAACTACTTGCAAAAAGCACTTTGTCATGTCGGAATTTTTGATAAAGTGGTTTCAAGCTCTAGAACCGATAAAGGAGTTCATGCTTTAAATCAATGCTCGGTCGTGTCTTGCGAAAATGATTATTTTAATGATAAAAAAAGACTTTGTGAGCTCATAAATCGTCATTTACATCCAAAAATGCATATTAAAAAAATTATGCTTGTAAATGATAATTTCAATGTCCGTTTTGATGCCATTGCTAGGAGTTATAGATATGTGATAAATCATAGTAAATTTAGCCCCTTTTTATCCAAATACTGCCATTTTATGCCTAAATTTGATATAGAAAAACTAAATGATATTTTGCAAGTTTTTGTTGGCGAGCATGATTTTAAAAACTATATGAAAGCAGGAAGTAGTGCGAAATCAAGCGTAAGAACTGTATATTTTGCAAGAGCTTTTAGAAAAGATAATTTAAGCATTATTACATTTAAAGCAAATGGTTTTTTACGCTCACAAATAAGACTTATGCTATCAAATTCTTTTAAAGTTTTAAATGATGGTAAAATGATTGAAAATAGCTATAAACTACAAGCTTATACTAGAATACCATTTTCGCCAAATGGACTTTATCTAAATAAAATTTTTTATAATAATTTTTAA
- a CDS encoding Dna2/Cas4 domain-containing protein, translated as MTFLKEEITGTLVNYYTTCKREAWLYSRKIHARQDDENMLMGKALAELRENLHDFPYSNLKFDKVAKQSGHYIITEYKKSLKNENAAKMQLLFYIYTLKNALNLKKIYGKVISGKKVIAVDDSDGNFKLMRELLDEMSEFLSLKTPPKAAKCKFCKNCAYNDYCF; from the coding sequence ATGACTTTTTTAAAAGAAGAGATCACAGGAACTTTGGTAAATTATTACACAACTTGCAAAAGAGAAGCTTGGCTGTATTCCAGAAAAATTCACGCACGCCAAGATGATGAAAATATGCTAATGGGAAAAGCCTTAGCTGAGTTAAGGGAAAATTTACACGATTTTCCATACTCAAACCTCAAATTTGACAAAGTCGCAAAGCAAAGTGGTCACTACATCATAACCGAATATAAAAAATCTTTAAAAAACGAAAACGCCGCTAAAATGCAGCTTCTTTTTTATATCTACACTCTTAAAAACGCTTTAAATTTAAAGAAAATTTATGGAAAAGTAATAAGTGGTAAAAAAGTTATCGCCGTTGATGATAGCGATGGGAATTTTAAGCTTATGAGAGAGCTTTTGGATGAGATGAGTGAGTTTTTAAGCCTTAAAACCCCACCAAAAGCAGCTAAATGTAAATTTTGTAAAAATTGTGCTTACAATGACTACTGTTTTTAG
- the cas7b gene encoding type I-B CRISPR-associated protein Cas7/Csh2, translating into MLKKEILFLWDGENFNPNGDMLNDNAPRMDEETGLAEATDVRIKRTIRDEIIRENPDQIFIKTYEDKDGKILDAKTAMREETKLNIDIKKANKDEIMEAILSNFIDIRAFGGVLPISDNKEKEVKTKSVSFTGPVQFRISKSLHKVSVKHIKGAGAFASGSDKDAKTFREESFLDYAFFATYGIFDNNNAKNTNFSEDDAKKILKALWNGTKNLTTRTKMGQIPRFLLIISYKNNTFTGDLNNLVSINSQKEDEAIRSIKDFKINFSNLKEKLELYKNDIEKIEFISDFNFKNLNEDEFDKSWVEIDVNSL; encoded by the coding sequence ATGCTTAAAAAAGAGATTTTATTTCTTTGGGATGGTGAAAATTTTAATCCAAACGGAGATATGCTAAATGATAATGCTCCTAGAATGGATGAAGAAACAGGCTTAGCAGAAGCTACTGATGTTAGAATAAAAAGAACAATAAGAGATGAAATAATTAGAGAAAATCCGGATCAAATTTTTATAAAAACTTATGAAGATAAAGATGGAAAAATACTAGATGCAAAAACAGCAATGAGAGAAGAAACTAAGCTAAATATAGATATCAAAAAAGCAAATAAAGATGAAATCATGGAAGCCATTTTATCAAATTTCATCGATATTCGTGCTTTTGGTGGGGTATTGCCAATTTCTGATAATAAAGAAAAAGAAGTTAAAACAAAAAGTGTAAGCTTTACTGGCCCAGTTCAGTTTAGAATCTCAAAATCTTTACATAAAGTTTCAGTAAAACATATAAAAGGTGCTGGTGCGTTTGCAAGCGGAAGCGATAAAGATGCAAAAACATTTAGAGAAGAGTCTTTTTTAGACTACGCATTTTTTGCAACTTATGGAATTTTTGATAACAATAATGCTAAAAATACAAATTTTAGCGAAGATGATGCTAAAAAAATTCTAAAAGCTCTTTGGAATGGAACTAAAAATCTAACAACTCGCACAAAAATGGGACAAATTCCTAGATTTTTACTAATCATATCTTATAAGAACAATACCTTTACAGGAGATCTAAACAACTTAGTTTCTATAAATTCGCAAAAAGAAGATGAGGCAATAAGAAGTATAAAAGATTTTAAAATCAATTTTTCAAATTTAAAAGAAAAGCTTGAACTATATAAAAATGATATAGAAAAGATTGAATTCATCAGCGATTTTAATTTTAAAAATTTAAATGAAGATGAATTTGATAAAAGCTGGGTAGAAATAGATGTTAATAGCCTTTGA
- a CDS encoding LptF/LptG family permease, whose product MNRVNRYLLTNFLSSFASLFATLFIIVSIVFFIQISRITSYVSITFFELARLYMFLLPQILLFTIPIGFFVSLAISFFKLSKENESIVIFTLGYPTRQIGKFFAILSAFVSILLLGTSLIMIPIAEELSDNFIGHKLNDAQLNIKASQFGQKFSDWMVYIENQSMDQNTTVYENLILYNPKNSDSNDRVLMAKTGYINNFNGTIELKLIDGYSYDIASNVIHATKFDNMIIRSKQQDKSKEVVSIIDYWKQALSDDKRKKDFTINVLVSIFPLASVYFALTFGIVTYRYEKGFIYFGIFGVLFFYFAALMILVKQPFIAIPLIFIVTLLASIFSFKIKILSRY is encoded by the coding sequence ATGAATAGAGTAAATAGGTATCTTTTAACAAATTTTTTAAGTAGCTTTGCTTCGCTTTTCGCAACACTTTTTATAATAGTTTCTATTGTATTTTTTATACAAATTTCAAGAATAACATCTTATGTAAGCATAACATTTTTTGAACTAGCTAGACTTTATATGTTTTTGCTTCCACAAATTTTACTTTTTACTATTCCGATAGGTTTTTTTGTATCATTAGCTATAAGTTTTTTTAAACTCTCAAAAGAAAACGAGAGTATAGTGATTTTTACATTAGGATATCCAACTAGACAGATAGGAAAGTTTTTTGCTATATTATCTGCTTTTGTAAGCATACTTTTGCTTGGAACTTCTCTTATAATGATACCAATTGCTGAGGAGTTGAGCGATAATTTTATCGGACATAAACTAAATGATGCACAGCTTAATATCAAAGCTTCACAATTTGGTCAAAAATTTTCTGATTGGATGGTGTATATAGAAAACCAATCAATGGATCAAAATACAACCGTGTATGAAAATTTGATACTATATAATCCAAAAAACAGCGATAGTAACGATAGGGTTTTAATGGCAAAAACAGGTTACATAAATAACTTTAATGGCACAATAGAGCTAAAATTAATAGATGGATATAGTTATGATATAGCATCTAATGTAATACATGCTACTAAATTTGACAATATGATTATAAGAAGCAAGCAACAAGATAAATCAAAAGAAGTTGTTAGTATAATTGATTACTGGAAACAAGCACTAAGTGATGATAAACGCAAAAAAGATTTTACGATAAATGTATTAGTTTCTATTTTTCCACTTGCAAGTGTGTATTTTGCACTTACTTTTGGGATAGTAACTTATAGATATGAAAAAGGATTTATATATTTTGGTATATTTGGTGTCTTGTTTTTTTATTTTGCTGCTTTAATGATACTTGTTAAACAGCCATTTATAGCTATTCCTCTTATTTTTATAGTTACGCTTCTTGCATCTATTTTTTCTTTTAAGATTAAAATTTTAAGTAGATATTAA
- a CDS encoding transposase: MDVSKDKLDICFLQDKENIKPKFEVIPNTSNMIKSYFQSFQSNELIVCFESTSNYHIILQKTLSRLKIKYSVLNPAKSSLFIRHLNNIKTDLSDSYALAVYSRTFSYTLFPDTFSKEYKLLKSYSSTLLLLQKMNTQVKNFIHSQKDVNDDELKDYLKQFLNYIKSLHKKLRDINYSILKTLIPESDEILKNKGIGKDLAIVLFPVLHFNRDKNAKQIISYLGLSPRIFESGVSVKKSQSITKRDSTNIRRILFMNSLSCIRFNDYFKEKYNRLIANGKHKKVAIVAVMCAIIRYLKTYFKEDNYQCIKSA; the protein is encoded by the coding sequence ATAGACGTATCAAAAGATAAATTAGATATTTGTTTTCTTCAAGATAAAGAAAATATTAAGCCTAAATTTGAAGTTATTCCGAATACTTCAAATATGATTAAAAGTTACTTTCAATCATTTCAATCAAATGAATTAATTGTTTGCTTTGAATCTACTTCAAACTATCATATTATTTTACAAAAAACATTATCTAGATTAAAAATTAAATATAGTGTTTTAAATCCTGCTAAATCAAGTTTATTCATTAGGCATTTAAATAATATAAAAACTGATTTAAGCGATAGTTATGCACTTGCTGTTTATTCAAGAACTTTTAGTTATACTTTGTTTCCTGACACATTTTCTAAAGAATATAAACTTTTAAAAAGTTACTCATCTACTTTACTTCTTCTTCAAAAAATGAATACGCAAGTTAAAAATTTTATTCATTCTCAAAAGGATGTAAATGATGATGAATTAAAAGACTACTTAAAACAATTTTTAAATTATATAAAGTCTTTACATAAAAAATTAAGGGATATTAATTATTCTATTTTAAAAACTCTTATTCCTGAAAGTGATGAAATTTTAAAGAATAAAGGTATTGGTAAAGATTTGGCAATAGTTTTATTTCCTGTATTGCATTTTAATCGTGATAAAAATGCAAAGCAAATTATTAGCTATTTAGGTCTTAGTCCTCGTATTTTTGAAAGTGGTGTAAGTGTCAAAAAAAGTCAAAGTATTACTAAAAGAGATTCTACTAATATAAGGCGTATTTTATTTATGAATTCACTTAGTTGTATTCGTTTTAATGATTATTTTAAAGAAAAATACAACAGATTAATTGCTAATGGTAAGCATAAAAAAGTTGCTATTGTTGCTGTTATGTGTGCGATTATTAGGTATTTAAAAACTTATTTCAAAGAAGATAATTATCAATGTATCAAATCAGCTTAG
- a CDS encoding nucleotidyltransferase family protein — protein MTILKQINELLPVAKISKTPILTKDDILEYLSQIKPLLKKDGIKEIGLFGSYAIGEEEANSDVDLVILAEKEFLDRLKGIDCILYFENLREKISRDLNKSVDLVKVFSKEKLNHNILKDAIYV, from the coding sequence ATGACTATTTTAAAACAAATAAATGAGCTATTGCCAGTAGCCAAAATTTCTAAAACTCCTATTTTAACAAAAGATGATATACTAGAGTATTTATCGCAAATAAAACCACTCCTTAAAAAAGATGGCATTAAAGAAATAGGCTTATTTGGAAGTTATGCTATTGGAGAAGAAGAAGCAAACTCAGATGTTGATTTGGTAATTCTTGCAGAAAAAGAGTTTCTAGATAGACTAAAAGGGATAGATTGCATCTTATATTTTGAAAATTTAAGAGAAAAAATATCTAGAGATTTAAATAAATCAGTTGATTTAGTAAAAGTTTTTTCAAAAGAAAAATTAAATCATAATATTTTAAAGGATGCTATTTATGTATAG